A single window of Puniceicoccus vermicola DNA harbors:
- a CDS encoding pyridoxal-phosphate dependent enzyme, protein MSWFRFFVSSERILSHGVGMTWDKAELENEILLARQRVYRAGTPTPLETLELDGLGEIYVKREDISPIKAYKWRGSFNRMALIEGEDRKLPVIAASAGNHAQGVALAAKILGLKARIYMPTTTPAVKRSAVLEKGGDSVEIVLIGDGYDDALAAAKESAKKGGVFVHAYDDLHVIAGQATIADEVVLSGKGPFDVAYLQIGGGGMAAGVATWMRKFYPGIRIIGVEGEGQASMAAAVNAGKPVRLDELDIFCDGTAVRQAGELTHQICSEVIDEFVTVSNEEVSDAIRLYWESLRCLQEPSGAMGLAGLRKHGAQHGFSRALVVACGANIDFGQLSRIADLAGIGGRRRRHVRINIPEKSGTMLGLFRDAFEDLSVIDFQYGKTDPEQAWPVFGFGLTDQELEALLSRLKTRGYEAAMADESASVRFRAIPCEPRFLSHPAFLEIDFYERPGALRGFLDDVVRGEANLCYFNYRYSGERIGRALIALEFGTDAHRSRFCEDLPFKGSGYRQCRILSEEEADWLVPENSAS, encoded by the coding sequence ATGAGCTGGTTTCGCTTTTTCGTTTCGTCGGAGCGAATTCTTTCCCATGGTGTCGGAATGACATGGGACAAAGCCGAACTGGAGAATGAAATTCTCCTCGCCCGACAGCGCGTCTACCGCGCCGGAACTCCAACCCCTCTCGAGACGTTGGAACTGGATGGTTTGGGCGAAATTTATGTGAAGCGGGAAGATATTTCGCCGATCAAGGCTTACAAGTGGCGGGGATCCTTCAATCGCATGGCCCTGATCGAGGGAGAGGATCGCAAACTTCCCGTGATTGCCGCTTCGGCGGGGAATCACGCCCAGGGTGTAGCTCTCGCCGCGAAGATTCTGGGCTTGAAGGCGCGGATCTACATGCCGACCACCACCCCCGCAGTCAAGAGGTCGGCGGTCCTCGAAAAAGGAGGAGACAGTGTCGAGATCGTCCTCATCGGCGACGGCTACGACGACGCTCTGGCCGCAGCGAAAGAGTCGGCCAAGAAAGGTGGGGTTTTCGTTCATGCTTATGACGACCTTCACGTGATCGCCGGCCAAGCGACCATCGCGGACGAGGTTGTTCTCTCTGGGAAGGGGCCCTTCGATGTCGCCTACCTTCAGATTGGCGGTGGAGGGATGGCAGCGGGCGTCGCGACTTGGATGAGAAAGTTCTATCCAGGGATCCGGATCATCGGCGTGGAAGGCGAGGGCCAGGCCTCGATGGCGGCCGCCGTGAACGCGGGAAAACCGGTGCGGCTGGATGAATTGGATATTTTCTGTGACGGAACCGCCGTTCGGCAGGCTGGCGAATTGACCCACCAGATTTGCTCCGAGGTTATCGATGAATTTGTCACCGTGTCCAATGAAGAGGTGAGTGACGCCATTCGCCTCTATTGGGAAAGTCTTCGCTGCCTACAGGAGCCGTCGGGAGCGATGGGACTCGCAGGTCTTCGCAAGCACGGGGCCCAGCATGGGTTCTCGCGAGCCCTGGTTGTGGCCTGCGGAGCGAACATTGACTTTGGCCAGCTTTCCCGGATTGCCGATTTGGCAGGGATCGGAGGCCGCCGGAGAAGGCACGTGAGAATCAACATCCCCGAAAAGAGCGGAACGATGCTCGGTCTTTTTCGGGATGCCTTTGAGGACTTGAGTGTGATCGACTTTCAATATGGAAAGACGGATCCGGAACAGGCCTGGCCCGTTTTCGGCTTCGGACTCACGGACCAGGAATTGGAGGCGCTTCTCTCCCGTCTGAAAACACGGGGTTACGAGGCTGCGATGGCCGATGAAAGTGCTTCTGTTCGGTTTCGGGCGATTCCCTGCGAGCCGCGTTTTCTTTCCCATCCCGCCTTTCTTGAAATTGACTTCTACGAACGCCCGGGAGCTCTGCGGGGGTTCTTGGATGACGTTGTCCGAGGAGAAGCCAACCTTTGCTACTTTAACTACCGCTATTCCGGCGAGCGGATCGGTAGAGCTCTGATTGCGCTCGAATTCGGTACGGATGCTCACCGTTCCCGATTTTGCGAGGATCTTCCCTTTAAAGGAAGCGGTTACCGCCAGTGCCGCATCCTCTCCGAGGAAGAAGCGGATTGGTTGGTGCCCGAGAATTCGGCGTCGTAG
- a CDS encoding translation initiation factor, translating to MGRKKQKISTESEGFLADENPFGSLDSSGLPEVEPQAPSPSPAEPKKKKKPGMRVEIRREKSGKGGKTVTTLRGLRTLDRYSREDLLHTLKKKLGTGGVPIDDGFQLQGDCRDKAEEILTDKGFRPVRAGG from the coding sequence ATGGGGCGCAAGAAACAGAAGATTTCGACGGAATCCGAAGGATTTCTCGCCGATGAGAATCCCTTCGGAAGCTTAGACTCCTCCGGCCTGCCGGAGGTCGAGCCGCAAGCACCCTCCCCGTCTCCCGCTGAGCCCAAAAAGAAGAAAAAGCCGGGCATGCGGGTGGAAATCCGGAGGGAGAAATCCGGGAAAGGGGGAAAGACCGTGACCACCTTGCGGGGCTTGCGCACCTTGGATCGGTATTCGCGGGAAGATCTTCTCCATACGCTGAAAAAGAAACTGGGCACCGGTGGAGTTCCCATCGATGACGGTTTCCAACTTCAGGGAGATTGCCGCGACAAAGCCGAAGAAATCCTGACCGACAAAGGTTTCCGCCCAGTCCGGGCGGGAGGATGA
- the secA gene encoding preprotein translocase subunit SecA has product MISLVFKSLAGRHYRKFRRKSQVLINRINSLETEYQSLTDEQLQAKTAELKQRHQDGESLDDLLPEAFATVKNGARRLCGNVVDVCGHEQKWEMVHFDVQLMGGIAMHRGYICEMATGEGKTLTATLPLYLNAISGKNCQLATVNDYLARRDSEWMGHLYNFLGLTCGCLQNGMDPTTRRAAYGSDITYGTASEFGFDYLRDNGMATRKEDQVQREHFFCIIDEADSILIDEARTPLIISGPSQEDRQMPFNELKPGIQQLARAQQRLCNELVSDAKKRIDAGDTSDETISKLFLVHEGAPKNKQFMRLMENPAIRKRFEKFDLEMNNDMNKTRRYHLKEELFFVIDEKQHQADLTEKGRNLLHPDEPDAFVLPDLPMMFMEIEANKELDDNGKREAKEAAQKKFEKASEEMHCISQLLRAYCLYEKDTEYVVQDGKVMIVDENTGRLMAGRRWSDGLHAAVEAKEGVKIEKETKTYASVTLQNYFRLYNKLSGMTGTAETEASEFHEIYRADVMVIPTHLPCQRSDINDVVYKSRRAKYNAVIKEVEAAHKKGQPVLVGTASVEASEVLSRMLKRAAIPHSVLNAKFHEQEAEIVSQAGRPGAVTIATNMAGRGTDIKLGEGVKEKGGLYVIGTERHESRRIDRQLRGRCARQGDPGSSKFFVSLEDDLMRLFANQGPLSRILEKSLSDEEELSHSTLNWSIENAQKKIEQRNYSIRKRRLQFDDVLNHQREIIYELRNGAIHSDNPSEIAFEMVEEEIVERLDTVVTPESSKGDADAGEAETFINWVNYHFPVGLKSEELDFSNTDELGKEIVRRIREAFEQRAGLEGEDELKRLARYVVIRSIDRLWQDHLTEMEELNRSVSLRSYGQKDPLNEYKSEAFVYFQEMMENLRNEICTGLFRTATNMQAFQQMLARLQKTATVQGPSDTDESTLAQAARAAQAGQPRPTARKAAPALPKVTIRREIPKIGRNETVKIRKNGEEREMKFKKAEPLLEHEGWELVQEAKR; this is encoded by the coding sequence ATGATTTCACTCGTATTCAAATCATTGGCGGGTCGCCATTATCGAAAATTTAGAAGAAAGAGCCAGGTCCTCATCAACCGGATCAACTCTCTGGAGACCGAATATCAGTCGCTCACCGACGAGCAACTGCAGGCCAAGACCGCAGAACTAAAACAACGCCACCAGGACGGTGAATCCTTGGACGACCTCCTTCCCGAAGCCTTTGCGACGGTGAAGAATGGCGCCCGGCGCCTCTGTGGGAATGTTGTCGATGTGTGCGGCCACGAGCAGAAATGGGAAATGGTCCATTTCGATGTCCAGCTGATGGGCGGCATTGCCATGCACCGCGGCTACATCTGCGAAATGGCCACGGGGGAAGGAAAGACGCTCACCGCTACCCTCCCCCTCTACCTGAACGCCATCAGCGGCAAGAATTGTCAGCTGGCTACCGTCAATGATTACCTCGCCCGTCGTGACTCCGAGTGGATGGGGCATCTCTACAACTTCCTCGGCCTCACCTGCGGATGCCTCCAAAACGGGATGGACCCGACGACCCGTCGCGCAGCTTACGGCAGCGATATTACCTACGGAACCGCTTCCGAGTTTGGATTCGATTATCTCCGCGACAATGGCATGGCCACCCGCAAAGAGGATCAGGTCCAGCGGGAACACTTCTTCTGCATTATCGATGAAGCGGACTCCATTCTCATCGATGAGGCCCGTACTCCGTTGATCATTTCAGGTCCTTCGCAGGAAGACCGACAAATGCCCTTCAACGAGCTCAAACCCGGAATTCAGCAGCTCGCCCGCGCCCAACAACGACTCTGCAATGAGCTCGTCTCGGACGCAAAGAAGCGGATCGATGCCGGAGACACCTCCGATGAAACCATTTCCAAGCTTTTCCTCGTCCACGAAGGTGCGCCGAAGAACAAGCAGTTCATGCGCTTGATGGAAAATCCGGCTATTCGTAAGCGTTTCGAGAAGTTCGATCTCGAAATGAACAACGACATGAACAAGACCCGCCGGTATCACCTGAAGGAGGAGTTGTTCTTCGTTATCGACGAGAAACAACACCAAGCGGATCTGACCGAAAAAGGACGCAACCTTCTTCACCCGGATGAACCGGATGCCTTTGTCCTGCCCGACCTGCCCATGATGTTCATGGAGATCGAGGCGAATAAGGAACTCGACGACAATGGTAAGCGCGAGGCCAAGGAGGCTGCGCAGAAGAAGTTTGAGAAAGCCAGCGAAGAGATGCACTGCATCAGTCAACTTTTGCGGGCCTATTGTCTTTACGAAAAGGATACTGAGTACGTCGTTCAAGACGGAAAGGTAATGATCGTTGACGAGAACACCGGACGTTTGATGGCTGGCCGTCGTTGGAGCGATGGGCTTCACGCCGCTGTCGAGGCGAAAGAAGGAGTGAAGATTGAGAAGGAAACGAAGACCTACGCTTCGGTTACCCTCCAGAACTACTTCCGTCTCTACAACAAGTTGAGCGGCATGACGGGGACGGCCGAGACCGAAGCCAGTGAGTTTCACGAAATCTATCGGGCCGACGTCATGGTCATCCCGACTCACCTCCCCTGCCAGCGCAGCGACATCAACGACGTCGTCTACAAGTCGCGGCGCGCCAAATACAATGCGGTCATCAAGGAAGTCGAAGCCGCGCACAAGAAGGGACAGCCGGTCCTCGTGGGAACGGCCTCGGTGGAAGCTTCCGAAGTTCTCAGCCGGATGCTCAAGAGAGCAGCGATCCCGCACAGCGTGTTGAATGCGAAATTCCACGAACAAGAAGCGGAGATCGTCTCTCAGGCAGGGCGTCCCGGCGCCGTAACCATCGCCACAAACATGGCGGGTCGCGGTACGGACATCAAGCTCGGCGAAGGGGTAAAGGAGAAAGGCGGCCTCTATGTGATCGGCACCGAACGGCACGAATCGCGCCGGATCGACCGCCAGCTCCGTGGACGTTGCGCCCGTCAGGGAGATCCCGGCTCCAGCAAGTTCTTTGTTTCGCTGGAGGATGACCTCATGCGATTGTTCGCCAATCAAGGTCCTCTCTCCCGCATTCTGGAGAAGTCTCTCAGCGATGAAGAAGAACTTTCCCACTCGACCCTTAACTGGTCGATTGAGAATGCCCAGAAAAAGATCGAGCAACGCAACTACTCGATCCGGAAACGCCGACTCCAGTTCGACGATGTTCTCAACCACCAGCGCGAGATCATTTACGAACTGCGCAATGGTGCGATCCATTCCGACAATCCCTCCGAGATCGCCTTCGAGATGGTCGAGGAAGAGATTGTCGAGCGCCTCGACACCGTCGTCACCCCTGAGAGCAGCAAAGGAGATGCGGACGCAGGTGAAGCAGAGACCTTTATCAATTGGGTCAATTACCACTTCCCCGTCGGGCTCAAATCCGAGGAATTGGATTTCAGCAACACCGACGAACTCGGTAAAGAGATTGTCCGTCGCATCCGGGAAGCATTTGAGCAGCGTGCCGGCCTCGAAGGTGAAGACGAACTCAAGCGTCTGGCACGTTACGTGGTCATCCGCTCGATCGACCGTCTCTGGCAAGATCACTTGACCGAGATGGAAGAATTGAACCGGAGCGTCAGCCTTCGGAGCTATGGGCAAAAGGACCCGCTCAACGAGTACAAGAGTGAAGCCTTCGTCTACTTCCAAGAGATGATGGAAAATCTCCGCAACGAGATTTGTACCGGCCTATTCCGAACCGCAACCAACATGCAGGCCTTCCAGCAAATGCTGGCACGGCTCCAGAAAACGGCCACCGTGCAAGGTCCCTCCGATACTGACGAGTCCACTTTGGCGCAAGCAGCCCGGGCAGCCCAGGCCGGGCAACCAAGACCTACTGCTCGGAAAGCAGCTCCGGCTCTTCCTAAGGTCACGATCCGTCGCGAGATCCCGAAGATCGGCCGGAACGAAACCGTGAAAATCCGTAAGAACGGGGAAGAGCGGGAAATGAAGTTCAAGAAAGCCGAACCCCTCCTCGAGCACGAGGGCTGGGAACTCGTTCAGGAAGCCAAACGATAA
- a CDS encoding UDP-glucuronic acid decarboxylase family protein encodes MRVLVTGGAGFLGSHLCERLLERGDEVICLDNYFTGRKRNIGHLRSHPLFEMVRHDVVDPFKFEVDRIFNLACPASPVHYQHNPIKTVKTSVMGAINSLGLAKRVNARIFQASTSEVYGDPTVHPQPESYRGNVNPIGPRACYDEGKRCAETLFFDYHRQNGVEIRVVRIFNTYGPRMLPNDGRVVSNFIVQALQGQDITIYGDGQQTRSFCYVDDLIEGFLRLMDQDEITGPVNIGNPNEFTIRELAELVIELTGCQSKLIQQPLPADDPMQRQPIIDVAREKLGWEPKVQLREGLEKTIAYFRDLLSEES; translated from the coding sequence ATGAGAGTTCTCGTTACTGGAGGAGCCGGATTTCTCGGCAGTCATTTGTGTGAACGGCTGCTAGAGCGCGGCGATGAAGTAATCTGCTTGGATAACTATTTCACAGGCAGAAAGCGCAATATCGGTCACCTCCGGAGCCATCCTCTCTTCGAGATGGTGCGCCACGATGTTGTCGACCCGTTTAAGTTTGAGGTTGATCGGATTTTCAATCTCGCCTGTCCAGCCTCGCCGGTCCACTACCAGCACAACCCGATCAAGACCGTTAAAACATCGGTCATGGGAGCGATCAATTCGCTGGGTCTGGCCAAACGGGTCAATGCGCGGATTTTTCAGGCTTCGACCTCGGAAGTTTACGGCGACCCAACGGTCCATCCGCAACCGGAAAGCTATCGTGGGAACGTCAACCCGATCGGTCCCCGCGCCTGTTACGATGAGGGCAAGCGCTGCGCCGAGACCCTGTTCTTTGACTACCACCGTCAGAACGGCGTCGAAATCCGCGTCGTACGGATTTTCAACACCTACGGACCTCGGATGCTCCCGAACGACGGTCGGGTGGTCTCCAACTTCATTGTCCAAGCTCTACAGGGCCAAGACATCACCATTTACGGTGACGGACAACAGACTCGTTCTTTCTGCTACGTAGACGACCTGATCGAAGGATTCCTCCGCCTGATGGATCAGGACGAGATCACCGGGCCGGTCAACATCGGCAATCCCAATGAGTTTACCATTCGGGAACTGGCGGAACTGGTTATCGAATTGACCGGATGCCAGTCGAAATTGATCCAGCAACCCCTTCCCGCCGACGACCCGATGCAACGCCAGCCGATCATCGATGTCGCCCGTGAGAAATTGGGCTGGGAGCCCAAAGTTCAACTTCGCGAAGGTCTGGAAAAGACTATCGCCTACTTCCGGGACCTTCTTTCCGAAGAGTCCTAA
- a CDS encoding DEAD/DEAH box helicase: MSGSIQGRQFEFPASASRVSSEDHLLIPDIWQQDAIRFLQSGSDVVVDAPTGAGKTFVFEQLVQKGAIRKAVYTVPTRALANDKLMEWRTRGWNVGIATGDLADNLAAPVVVATLETQRHALLRGEGPELLVIDEYQMLNDPLRGLHYELAIASAPPETQLLLLSGSTSNPGLIADWLRRLGRKVELVQCAERPVPQEEVNLDALRQKVPQGVRGYWPRRIAKALAAGLGPILIFAPQRQVAEEIAKRLAVTLPPCEPLELTSEQNSLVRGPFRKLLSRRIAYHHSGLDYALRAGIIEPLAKLGQLRVIVATTGLAAGINFSMRSVLVTETHYRFGEEVRRIRSDELLQMFGRAGRRGIDPVGYILTGADKPRLRDGRSVDLAPNRRIDWQACLTTLQASSAMGIDPRRELEDLNRRFLSAGKLNLGLREELPLRFGHPKEQLTSGGATRRVEMKNLDGEWERLGKKRQIALGEAYFFNGRKWIPAISSPEVLKAVRFGTLCRIPQSQPLKYGRMMVVALFPREEGHRNLDLTKSFRKLLQKDWAEHQDYPKPASHCPLDVLESTYLPRMARMTSGGVPIRWEEHRDEVRVYLDYSEAVAFCRIDSSQRALINPPMEEKLVDDQPDMKMALGGKMDDKPRRPARNWLDLGLIDSRFRPTRRGVIFSFFSQGEGLAIAAGLEDPSFEISELIFQLANLRAGHRFEELPHANGRLGDLSRLLYGWRTIPGYLKRGVPTEYGEGAAEVVAAIVLDHRKAHEFETDQVRAGDMQRAVLEWRAILRQIVHSPDFAWDRWIELRDEAWRHLQKTPPSTNLDSLPPIPIHQMRRLEFR, encoded by the coding sequence ATGAGCGGATCGATTCAAGGCCGGCAGTTTGAGTTTCCGGCTTCCGCGTCGAGGGTGTCCTCGGAAGACCACCTCCTCATTCCGGATATCTGGCAACAGGACGCCATCCGGTTTTTACAATCGGGGTCGGATGTCGTCGTCGATGCTCCGACCGGTGCTGGCAAGACGTTTGTCTTTGAGCAATTGGTCCAGAAGGGCGCGATTCGGAAGGCGGTTTACACCGTTCCCACCCGGGCCTTGGCCAACGATAAGTTAATGGAGTGGCGGACGCGTGGGTGGAATGTCGGGATCGCCACAGGAGACCTCGCCGACAATCTCGCCGCCCCGGTGGTCGTAGCGACTCTCGAGACCCAGCGACACGCTTTGCTCCGTGGCGAAGGACCGGAGCTGCTGGTCATCGACGAATATCAAATGCTCAACGACCCTCTCCGAGGGCTTCACTACGAGTTGGCGATCGCCAGCGCTCCTCCCGAAACGCAGCTCCTCCTCCTGAGCGGAAGCACGTCGAACCCTGGTCTGATTGCCGATTGGCTCCGGCGCCTCGGCCGCAAGGTGGAGCTCGTACAGTGTGCCGAACGTCCCGTTCCTCAGGAGGAGGTAAATCTCGATGCCCTGCGGCAAAAAGTTCCCCAAGGGGTGCGTGGATACTGGCCCCGTCGCATCGCCAAGGCCCTCGCGGCTGGACTCGGCCCGATTCTCATTTTCGCCCCCCAGCGCCAAGTCGCGGAGGAAATCGCCAAACGTCTTGCCGTAACGCTTCCTCCTTGTGAACCCCTCGAGTTGACTTCCGAGCAAAATTCTCTGGTTCGGGGCCCTTTCCGCAAACTTCTCTCTCGGCGAATCGCTTACCACCACAGCGGTTTGGACTACGCGCTGAGGGCCGGAATCATCGAGCCACTGGCCAAGCTGGGGCAGCTCCGGGTGATTGTGGCGACCACTGGTCTCGCCGCCGGAATCAATTTTTCCATGCGCTCGGTGCTGGTCACTGAAACCCACTATCGCTTCGGGGAGGAAGTTCGACGTATTCGTTCGGATGAACTTCTGCAAATGTTTGGCCGCGCAGGCCGTCGGGGAATCGACCCAGTCGGCTATATTCTCACCGGCGCGGACAAACCCCGCCTGCGCGATGGCCGCAGCGTCGATCTCGCCCCCAATCGGAGGATCGATTGGCAGGCTTGCTTAACGACCCTGCAGGCCAGTTCCGCGATGGGGATCGACCCCCGCCGGGAATTGGAGGATTTGAACCGACGTTTTCTCAGCGCCGGTAAACTGAATCTCGGGCTCAGGGAAGAACTCCCTCTGCGCTTCGGCCATCCAAAGGAGCAACTTACCTCAGGAGGTGCCACTCGGCGGGTGGAAATGAAAAACCTGGACGGCGAATGGGAGCGGCTGGGCAAGAAACGCCAGATCGCTCTCGGAGAAGCGTATTTCTTCAACGGCCGCAAGTGGATCCCCGCCATTTCCTCTCCAGAGGTTCTCAAAGCCGTCCGCTTCGGCACCCTCTGTCGGATCCCTCAAAGCCAACCTTTGAAATACGGGCGGATGATGGTCGTGGCTCTGTTTCCCCGCGAAGAGGGACATCGTAATCTCGACTTGACCAAGAGCTTCCGGAAATTGTTGCAAAAGGATTGGGCAGAGCATCAGGACTATCCGAAACCGGCGTCACACTGCCCTCTCGATGTTCTGGAATCCACATACCTCCCCCGTATGGCGAGAATGACCAGTGGCGGAGTGCCAATCCGCTGGGAAGAGCATCGAGACGAGGTGCGCGTTTATCTCGACTATTCCGAAGCGGTAGCCTTCTGCCGGATCGATTCCTCTCAGCGCGCCCTGATCAATCCGCCGATGGAAGAAAAGCTAGTCGACGACCAGCCCGACATGAAGATGGCGCTCGGAGGGAAGATGGATGACAAGCCCCGGCGCCCCGCCCGGAACTGGCTCGATCTCGGCCTGATCGACTCCCGCTTCCGTCCGACTCGGCGAGGAGTCATTTTCAGCTTTTTCAGCCAAGGAGAGGGCCTCGCAATCGCCGCCGGGCTCGAGGATCCCTCCTTTGAAATTTCCGAGCTCATCTTCCAACTCGCGAACTTGCGGGCCGGACATCGGTTTGAAGAATTGCCTCATGCCAATGGGCGCCTGGGAGATCTGAGTCGACTGCTCTACGGGTGGCGCACGATTCCGGGATACCTCAAACGGGGGGTTCCCACCGAGTATGGTGAAGGGGCCGCGGAGGTGGTCGCCGCCATCGTTCTCGACCATCGCAAGGCCCATGAGTTTGAAACGGACCAAGTGCGGGCTGGGGACATGCAGCGGGCTGTTCTCGAGTGGAGGGCGATTCTGCGCCAAATTGTCCACTCTCCCGACTTTGCCTGGGATCGGTGGATTGAACTGAGGGACGAAGCCTGGCGACACCTGCAAAAGACCCCTCCCTCCACCAATCTCGACTCCCTACCCCCGATCCCGATCCACCAGATGCGTCGTTTGGAGTTTCGCTGA
- a CDS encoding prepilin-type N-terminal cleavage/methylation domain-containing protein, which yields MQRKPHPAKGGFTLIEILLVIALIGLLSGFLLMDWGNVADSFGRRGWKQSMEESFRRAHFLAETENRRIRLRFDPEEQLMILEDAETGNQIETTSLNGVESIRRVGGASLGRGLGELRREPFFAVQFGRDGSAEPLYFEVIRNGDRSIFQNHPFSGRLLGEDEEIGPLIR from the coding sequence GTGCAGAGGAAACCGCATCCAGCAAAGGGAGGATTTACCCTCATCGAGATTCTCCTCGTGATCGCTCTCATCGGTCTCTTGAGCGGATTCCTTCTCATGGATTGGGGAAATGTTGCCGATTCCTTTGGGCGCCGCGGCTGGAAGCAGTCGATGGAGGAGTCCTTTCGTCGGGCTCATTTTCTCGCCGAGACCGAAAATCGAAGGATTCGCCTGCGGTTCGACCCGGAGGAGCAACTCATGATCCTCGAGGACGCCGAAACTGGAAATCAGATCGAAACAACCTCCCTCAACGGGGTAGAGAGTATCCGGCGTGTGGGGGGCGCGTCCTTAGGAAGAGGACTGGGGGAATTGCGCAGAGAACCATTTTTTGCGGTCCAATTTGGACGGGACGGGTCCGCGGAACCCCTTTATTTCGAAGTAATTCGCAATGGAGACCGCTCGATCTTCCAGAATCACCCGTTTTCGGGACGTTTATTGGGAGAGGATGAAGAAATCGGGCCGCTGATCCGTTAG
- the rmuC gene encoding DNA recombination protein RmuC has product MDPIYVILLLLVMAGLAIALFFVGKSSSANATDPDSEEELARWKEEAVRKQTQLEDREQRLAELEKQRERDQSRILALSENLSSMEADLENSRSRLDEYKAQREEEAVRLTKEFENLSNRILDQNSKKVTALQEEKIGLILKPVSEKLVDFQKSVLELKEQGISHQTEFKTQLENLRQTSVSMSEEARNLTRALQGQKTQGMWGEFILEKVLETSGLQKGEEYRVQESHTQDGRRLQPDVIVYLPEEKHIIIDAKVSLTAYLRVTEAATDGERKAALKDHLASLRSHIDGLSGKRYDAIEGLSSPEIVLLFIPIEPAFIEALREDSSLFDYAFSKKVVLVTPTTLLATLKTVASIWRQEKQNRNALEIARLGGELYDKFVGFTNDLDEVGQRLDQARNAHEKAVNKLVSGRGNAVRTIERMRDLGLKTKKELDSDRIDKSLESEE; this is encoded by the coding sequence ATGGACCCGATTTACGTGATACTGCTCCTTCTCGTGATGGCCGGATTGGCGATCGCTCTCTTTTTTGTCGGAAAGTCTTCCTCCGCGAACGCGACGGATCCGGACTCCGAGGAGGAATTGGCCCGCTGGAAAGAAGAAGCGGTGCGCAAACAGACCCAACTGGAAGACCGGGAACAGCGGCTCGCCGAGCTGGAAAAACAGCGGGAGCGGGATCAGAGTCGAATCTTGGCCCTGAGTGAAAACCTTTCTTCCATGGAGGCTGATCTGGAAAATTCACGCTCCCGGCTCGATGAATACAAGGCCCAGCGGGAAGAGGAAGCGGTGAGGCTGACGAAGGAGTTTGAGAATCTCTCCAATCGAATCCTCGACCAAAATTCGAAAAAAGTCACCGCTCTCCAAGAGGAAAAGATCGGACTCATCCTCAAACCGGTTAGCGAGAAGCTGGTCGATTTCCAGAAGTCGGTCCTCGAACTCAAGGAGCAAGGCATCAGCCACCAGACCGAGTTCAAAACCCAGCTGGAAAACCTCCGCCAGACCAGTGTCAGCATGAGCGAGGAGGCTCGCAACCTGACCCGCGCCCTCCAGGGGCAGAAAACTCAGGGGATGTGGGGTGAATTTATTTTAGAGAAAGTGCTCGAAACCTCCGGCCTGCAAAAGGGGGAAGAATATCGCGTTCAGGAGAGTCATACTCAGGACGGCCGACGCCTACAACCGGATGTCATTGTCTATCTCCCCGAAGAGAAACACATCATCATTGATGCCAAGGTATCGTTGACCGCCTACCTTCGGGTGACCGAAGCGGCAACCGACGGCGAGCGGAAAGCTGCCCTCAAAGACCACCTCGCCTCCCTGCGATCGCACATTGATGGACTTTCGGGCAAACGCTACGACGCCATCGAAGGTCTGAGCTCACCGGAAATCGTCCTTCTTTTTATTCCGATCGAGCCAGCCTTTATCGAAGCTCTGCGGGAGGATTCCTCCCTCTTTGACTACGCATTTTCGAAAAAGGTGGTTCTCGTCACCCCAACAACCCTCCTCGCCACCTTGAAGACAGTCGCCTCTATCTGGCGCCAGGAAAAACAAAACCGCAACGCGCTGGAGATCGCCCGTCTCGGGGGAGAACTCTACGACAAGTTTGTCGGGTTCACCAACGATCTGGATGAAGTAGGCCAACGCCTCGACCAAGCTCGCAACGCCCATGAAAAGGCCGTGAACAAGTTGGTCTCCGGTCGTGGAAACGCCGTCCGCACCATCGAGCGTATGCGTGACCTTGGACTCAAAACCAAGAAGGAACTCGATTCAGATCGGATTGATAAGTCGCTGGAGTCCGAAGAGTAA